In the Methanofastidiosum sp. genome, ATTGCTGACAATACAAAAGGAGAAAGAAAAATTATATTAGTTGGATTATACAGCATGGTGCTGAGTTATACCATTATTGGCATCGAAACAGGCATAGTCGACCTGGAAGTTATACTACTATTCATGATTTCATTATCTTATCTTCTTTTTATAATTAATAGAAAAATTATTTAATAAAAAATTTCCGAAAGATTTAAATATTTTAAAGAAATTATAAAAATAGTGATAATAATGAAAATGAACAAAAAAGGAATTAAAATTCTAAGATCTCTTCTTGCAATCAAAGGATTCCCCCAGAAGAACAAGATTGCTGAAGAAACGGGGCTTTCAATACAGACAGTAACACCTTTCATTAACAAAATGATAGACGACGGCGTCGTAAAAGGATTTACGGCCATAATAGAACCCGACAAATTAGGATACCATCAAGTTCATTTTCTCTTGAATATACAAAAAGGTACAAATGAAGAGGCTATTAATTTCTTGAAGAATATGGACAGAGTTCTATATGTAACTTCTGGATTTGGAAATTCAGACTGCCAGTTAGTTG is a window encoding:
- a CDS encoding winged helix-turn-helix transcriptional regulator, with the protein product MIIMKMNKKGIKILRSLLAIKGFPQKNKIAEETGLSIQTVTPFINKMIDDGVVKGFTAIIEPDKLGYHQVHFLLNIQKGTNEEAINFLKNMDRVLYVTSGFGNSDCQLVVAIPADRTDLIPTYMESMRQSGIFKSEMSIHVVTKSHFPLPDFLRNEDLE